In one Pseudomonas purpurea genomic region, the following are encoded:
- the ccoG gene encoding cytochrome c oxidase accessory protein CcoG produces the protein MSERIPVRLVETFEPSRPKMKAKSSDTQIHTRSFTGLFRTLRVCGAGFLFLAFFGTVWLNWGGRQAVLWDLSESKFHIFGATFWPQDFILLSALLIICAFGLFAITVFAGRVWCGYTCPQSSFTWLFMWCEKVTEGERNQRIKLKAAPWGLNKLIRRSAKHTMWLAISVMTGLTFVGYFTPIRPLANELLTLQMGGVSLFWVLFFTGATYINAGWLREAVCMHMCPYARFQSVMFDKDTLTISYDTARGEIRGPRKRDVKPADVGLGDCIDCHLCVQVCPTGIDIRDGLQMECIGCAACIDACDSIMDKMGYARGLISYTSEHELQGGKTHLLRPRLIGYSAVLVVMIGALALALIERPMVSLDVSKDRGLFRENSLGQIENIYSLKVINKTQERQGYRLSLVDGDGFQLQGKTELSLAPGEIVDVPVSVAMTTEQPASSSQKISFMISDSDDPSVHSVAKSRFVAPMNR, from the coding sequence ATGAGCGAAAGAATCCCCGTCCGATTAGTAGAAACATTCGAGCCTTCGCGTCCAAAGATGAAGGCCAAATCCAGCGACACCCAGATTCACACCCGCAGCTTCACCGGTTTGTTCCGCACCTTGCGCGTGTGCGGTGCAGGCTTTTTGTTTCTGGCGTTTTTCGGCACCGTGTGGCTCAACTGGGGCGGCCGTCAGGCTGTGCTCTGGGACCTCTCGGAAAGCAAGTTTCACATTTTCGGCGCAACGTTCTGGCCGCAGGATTTCATCCTGCTGTCGGCGCTGCTGATCATCTGCGCCTTCGGCCTGTTCGCGATCACCGTGTTCGCGGGCCGGGTCTGGTGCGGCTACACCTGCCCGCAGAGCTCCTTTACCTGGCTGTTCATGTGGTGCGAAAAAGTCACCGAGGGCGAGCGCAACCAGCGGATCAAGCTGAAAGCGGCGCCCTGGGGGCTGAACAAGCTGATACGCCGTTCGGCCAAACACACAATGTGGCTGGCGATCAGCGTGATGACCGGCCTGACCTTCGTCGGTTACTTCACGCCGATCCGCCCCCTGGCCAACGAACTGCTGACCCTGCAAATGGGCGGCGTGAGTCTGTTCTGGGTGCTGTTTTTCACCGGTGCCACGTACATCAACGCCGGTTGGCTGCGTGAAGCGGTGTGCATGCACATGTGCCCTTACGCCCGTTTCCAGAGCGTGATGTTCGACAAAGACACCCTGACCATCTCCTATGACACGGCACGCGGCGAAATCCGTGGCCCGCGCAAACGTGATGTGAAACCGGCCGATGTCGGCCTCGGTGACTGCATCGATTGCCACTTGTGCGTGCAGGTCTGCCCGACCGGTATCGACATCCGCGACGGCTTGCAGATGGAATGCATCGGCTGCGCGGCGTGCATCGACGCCTGTGATTCGATCATGGACAAAATGGGCTACGCCCGTGGCCTGATCAGTTACACCTCCGAGCATGAATTGCAGGGTGGCAAGACCCACCTGCTGCGGCCAAGGCTGATCGGCTACAGCGCTGTGCTGGTGGTGATGATCGGTGCGCTGGCACTGGCGTTGATCGAACGGCCGATGGTGTCGCTGGACGTCAGCAAGGACCGTGGCTTGTTCCGTGAGAACAGCCTGGGGCAGATCGAAAACATCTACAGCCTCAAGGTCATCAACAAAACCCAGGAACGTCAGGGTTACCGGCTAAGCCTGGTCGACGGCGACGGTTTCCAGTTGCAGGGCAAGACCGAACTGAGCCTGGCGCCCGGCGAAATCGTCGATGTGCCGGTGTCCGTGGCCATGACGACCGAGCAGCCTGCCAGCAGCTCGCAGAAGATCAGCTTCATGATCAGCGACAGCGATGACCCCAGCGTGCACAGCGTGGCCAAGAGCCGTTTTGTTGCGCCGATGAACCGTTGA
- a CDS encoding DUF3203 family protein, whose protein sequence is MTVRIDHQTCFFITENGEEIRLAPDVTIITDSAKSMSAVDLDGRRVYITEAEADALTVAGAIDGRRHLKVTDSDSVI, encoded by the coding sequence ATGACTGTGCGTATTGATCACCAAACCTGTTTTTTCATCACCGAGAACGGTGAAGAAATTCGCCTCGCCCCCGACGTGACCATCATCACCGACTCGGCCAAATCCATGTCGGCAGTTGATCTGGACGGTCGGCGCGTGTACATCACCGAAGCAGAAGCCGACGCATTAACCGTAGCAGGTGCCATCGACGGGCGTAGGCACCTGAAGGTCACTGACAGTGATTCGGTGATTTGA